Genomic segment of Planctomycetota bacterium:
CACATCGGCGAACGGGCGGCCGTTGTCAAAGATCGCGATCTCTATTTCGCTGACGGCAACACGGCCGGGTGGGCCTACGAGATCAGCGTGTTTCCATCCTTCGGCATGAACCGCCGCTTTGTCGGCGGAGACTACCGGAACAGCAACTGGATCAAACGGAACCAGCACATCCGTAAGCTGGGCGATGCCCAGCAGCCATCCGGGCTGATTACATTCGCATCGGCGCGTTTCTTTGTCGGCCCGACGCGCGTGGACGGCTATCTGGTCGTCGATCTCCCGCCGCTCGACGCCCGTTTCGACGAAGAGACCCCGACGATGGTGCCCGCAGAGTCGTTCGGCCGGGTCCACCCTCGGTACGCAGGGTCGGCCGCGGTCGGCTGGCTCGATGGTCACGCGGGGCTGCTCAACGAAGACGGGCTGCTCGACCGGCGAAACTGGTCGGACCCGGCTCGCCGGGCTGGTGATCGGGACTGGCAGCCATAGCCAAGCGAGAGTGGGATGCGTAAGCCGGCATCGGACATGACGCAAGACGAGATCAATGACTTTTGCCGTGCCGCTTCGGCGGTCTACTACGCGATCGTGCGGGCCCACGTCGATAGAACCGGCGAGCCCGCGATGCTGCCGGATCTGCTCTGCCCGTGCGGGCGGGTGCCGCGTGTGTCGGAATACGATAAAGCGACGCTGGAGGAAGCGGAGAAGTTCTTGCTCCGGCTGGGTCTTATCGGAGAGCACTGAGATGCATCGAGTACATCGGCGACGTGGCGTGATCGTGCGGTCCCGGTCGTTTGTTATCGCCATGTTCTTGGCGGGCGTCTGTCTTCTCGTTGCGACGGCGGCGGGGACGGCACGGGCCGATCGCCCGGAGGTGGAATACGAAGCCGGTCTGATCGAGCGGCCCGCCGAGCGGCTCTTGGGCCGCCGCCTCAGCGGCCGCTTCGGTGCGTGCTTCTGCATGACGCGTGCCGAGTCGTGTTCGACCTGTGTCCAGCCCGACGATTCTGCGGGCAACGAGCCGTTCTTTGCGACCGAGCCGGTTCGGCTGACGTCGCCGCAGCAGTTCTCTCGAGCGGGCGAGGCGTACTTTTCGCCCGATCGGCGATGGATCATCTTCCAAGCCGTCCCCGTGGAAGAAGAGACCGGTGGGTCGCCCGTGTACGCCATGTTCGTCGCCCGGCTTCAGTACGACGACCTCGGCAACCCGACCGGGCTGGATGATCCGATCCGTCTGTCGGCGCCGAAGTCGGCCAACACGTGCGGCTGGTTCCATCCGACATTGCCGGGCGTTGTGCTCTATGGATCAACGATCGTTGAGCCGTCCAACGCTGATAACGCGGCGTACCAGCGTGACAACTCACGGTATTCCTGGGAGTTTCCGAGGGAGATGGAGATCGTCTCGCAGACCGTCAGCACGATCGTCGCGGGCGAGGTTGCCAACCCGCGGCTTCGGGACGAGCTTCTCGCGAGACCGGACCTCGACTCGCCTGTGCCGATTTTCTCGCGCGATGGCTACGACGCCGAAGGATCCTGGTCGCCCGATGGCCGGTTCATTC
This window contains:
- a CDS encoding type II secretion system protein, which produces MKARSGFTLIELLVVISIIALLIGILVPSLRSARDTAEAVKASAAARTLMQAHALYANDHSDFVIPAFLRPEDAVGVTDEFGQELGSPVNERWAYRLGQYFDYGWAGTTHIGERAAVVKDRDLYFADGNTAGWAYEISVFPSFGMNRRFVGGDYRNSNWIKRNQHIRKLGDAQQPSGLITFASARFFVGPTRVDGYLVVDLPPLDARFDEETPTMVPAESFGRVHPRYAGSAAVGWLDGHAGLLNEDGLLDRRNWSDPARRAGDRDWQP